From a region of the Leptolyngbyaceae cyanobacterium genome:
- a CDS encoding Gfo/Idh/MocA family oxidoreductase yields the protein MTINVAVLGAGRWGVHLVRNFLENPQTNLVAVVDPNLDRLQALRSRHQLNDNVILATEWEKIRQLPGLEAVVIATPASTHYTLVTDALQQGYNVLAEKPLTLDPTECVRLCRLAEQQQRQLVIDHTYLFHPAVERGKEIVRKGILGDLRYGYAARTHLGPVRSDVDALWDLAIHDICIFNSWLSQTPTKVQASGTVWLQTAAENSAVSDSPVAIPQGLADLVWVNLTYPNGFQVFIHLCWLNNDKQRRLVVAGSEGSLIFDELSKESPLTIEHGTFELINNRFNPINQNREVVAIESAEPLKQVCQHFINCITQNHPSNISSGWVGAQLVQILSGLTESLKQGGVPINISQILN from the coding sequence TGACTATCAACGTAGCTGTATTAGGTGCTGGACGCTGGGGCGTACATTTAGTCAGAAACTTCTTAGAAAATCCCCAAACAAACTTAGTAGCGGTAGTAGACCCTAATTTAGATCGTTTACAAGCTTTGCGATCGCGCCATCAATTAAATGACAATGTAATACTAGCAACCGAGTGGGAAAAAATACGACAGTTGCCCGGATTAGAAGCAGTAGTCATTGCTACCCCAGCTTCTACCCACTACACCTTAGTAACTGACGCCCTTCAGCAAGGTTACAACGTCCTAGCAGAAAAACCCCTCACCCTCGATCCAACCGAATGCGTTCGGCTATGCCGCCTAGCAGAACAACAGCAACGGCAATTAGTCATCGATCACACTTATTTATTTCATCCCGCAGTAGAACGAGGAAAAGAAATCGTCCGCAAAGGTATATTAGGAGACTTACGTTATGGTTATGCTGCCCGTACTCACCTGGGCCCAGTGCGATCGGATGTAGATGCCTTATGGGACTTAGCCATTCACGATATTTGCATATTTAATAGTTGGCTTTCCCAGACACCAACCAAAGTGCAAGCTTCCGGAACCGTTTGGTTACAAACAGCCGCAGAAAATAGCGCCGTCTCAGACTCCCCAGTTGCCATACCACAAGGTTTAGCTGACTTAGTGTGGGTAAATCTTACTTATCCCAATGGTTTTCAAGTATTTATTCATTTGTGCTGGCTAAATAACGATAAACAACGCCGTTTAGTAGTAGCAGGTAGTGAAGGCAGCTTAATTTTTGATGAATTATCAAAAGAATCACCCCTTACCATTGAGCATGGAACTTTTGAGCTAATCAACAACCGATTTAATCCAATTAATCAAAACCGTGAAGTAGTAGCCATAGAATCAGCAGAACCCCTCAAACAAGTTTGTCAACATTTTATTAACTGTATTACTCAAAACCATCCTTCAAATATTTCTTCTGGTTGGGTTGGCGCTCAATTAGTACAAATTCTCTCAGGTCTAACAGAGTCGTTAAAACAAGGAGGCGTACCGATAAATATTTCTCAAATATTGAATTAA